A window of the Henckelia pumila isolate YLH828 chromosome 3, ASM3356847v2, whole genome shotgun sequence genome harbors these coding sequences:
- the LOC140889922 gene encoding GRAS family protein RAM1-like codes for MSNSLCGSSLGSLSSETGTIKTEMGNLKISVKTENSCTKQDHFQQNNDPSSSNFETPTNLNIPAALKFEDYHEFPSPDYSLWESIFPPDQLDDFMVCSPVRNNIHGVVLSSPPKFPSPLGPHKPGKGMSPLHRFFNSPNNQYFIHSLPPLEDHTNNYDHKDDDDFSMFSPLKLPSGVLEDPSLTNVPELLDCLTLPDSTTSTTRFCKYSVDQTCIAQENGINYNQAVVESINAPQPLSHQLQQERNQEEHDQQSSHRDRHLLHQPRFMQRQSQLHNIIPVLPPDQEHDDSGLQLVHLLLACAEAVSKEDYMLARRYLHQLNRVVSPLGDSMQRVAACFTEALSARLAATLSNKPASTTSNLKPNFNPLPPDNLEILKIYQILYQACPYIKFAHFTANQAIFEAFDAEHRVHIIDLDILQGYQWPAFMQALAARPGGAPFLRITGVCPSPESVRETGRCLTELAHSLHVPFEFHPVGEELENLKPHMFNRRVGEALAVNSVNRLQRVPANCLGNLLTMIRDQAPNIVTIVEQEASHNGPYFLGRFLEALHYYSAIFDSLDATFPPDSAQRAKVEQHIFAPEIRNIVAHEGPERVMRHERLEKWRKIMEGKGFQGVPLSANAVTQSKILLGLYSCDGYRLIEDDGCLLLGWQDRAILAASAWRC; via the exons ATGAGCAACTCTCTTTGTGGCAGCAGCTTGGGAAGTCTATCGAGTGAGACAGGGACCATCAAAACCGAGATGGGAAACTTAAAAATTTCAGTGAAAACTGAGAATTCTTGCACAAAACAGGATCATTTTCAGCAAAACAATGATCCATCATCTTCCAATTTCGAAACACCAACAAACCTCAACATTCCAGCTGCTCTTAAATTTGAAGATTATCATGAATTTCCATCCCCCGATTACTCATTATGGGAGTCTATCTTTCCTCCGGATCAACTAGACGACTTCATGGTTTGTTCTCCAGTCAGGAATAATATTCACGGGGTCGTGCTCAGCTCTCCACCAAAATTTCCATCCCCTCTCGGGCCTCACAAACCAGGCAAGGGAATGAGCCCACTTCACCGTTTCTTCAACTCCCCTAATAATCAGTACTTTATCCATTCCTTGCCGCCTCTCGAAGATCATACTAATAATTATGATCACAAGGACGACGATGATTTCTCCATGTTTTCCCCTCTAAAGTTGCCTAGTGGAGTACTGGAAGATCCCAGCTTGACCAACGTTCCAGAGTTGTTGGATTGCTTGACGTTGCCTGACTCTACCACTAGTACTACTAGGTTTTGTAAATATTCTGTGGATCAGACGTGTATTGCTCAAGAAAATGGTATTAATTATAATCAGGCCGTAGTAGAATCTATTAATGCACCTCAACCATTATCACACCAATTGCAACAAGAAAGAAACCAAGAAGAACATGATCAGCAAAGTAGTCACCGAGACAGACATCTGCTACACCAACCAAGATTTATGCAGCGCCAATCACAGTTGCACAATATCATTCCAGTTCTTCCACCCGATCAG GAACACGACGACAGTGGACTTCAACTTGTGCATCTCCTTCTTGCTTGCGCAGAAGCAGTATCCAAGGAGGACTATATGTTGGCAAGGAGGTACCTCCACCAACTGAATAGAGTGGTTTCTCCCCTTGGAGATTCCATGCAGCGTGTTGCGGCATGTTTCACTGAAGCCCTGAGTGCAAGACTTGCTGCCACCCTTTCAAATAAACCAGCTAGCACCACCTCCAATTTAAAGCCTAATTTcaatccccttccaccagacaATCTAGAAATCCTCAAGATTTACCAAATCCTTTATCAGGCCTGCCCCTACATTAAGTTTGCTCATTTCACGGCTAATCAAGCAATTTTCGAGGCATTTGATGCCGAACACCGCGTTCACATAATTGATCTTGACATCCTCCAAGGCTACCAATGGCCAGCTTTCATGCAAGCCCTTGCTGCCCGGCCAGGAGGTGCCCCTTTTCTCCGGATCACCGGAGTTTGTCCATCCCCTGAATCTGTTAGGGAAACCGGTCGATGTTTAACCGAACTTGCGCACTCTCTTCATGTCCCTTTTGAATTCCATCCTGTTGGTGAAGAACTGGAGAACCTCAAACCCCATATGTTTAACAGAAGGGTTGGGGAAGCTCTCGCCGTTAACTCCGTCAATCGGCTTCAACGAGTCCCAGCAAATTGTCTGGGAAACCTGTTAACTATGATCAGAGATCAAGCGCCCAACATAGTGACAATAGTTGAACAAGAAGCAAGCCACAACGGACCCTACTTCCTGGGCCGATTTCTGGAGGCGTTGCACTATTATTCAGCAATTTTCGACTCATTGGATGCAACATTTCCACCGGATTCCGCACAGAGAGCAAAGGTGGAGCAACACATTTTCGCGCCAGAGATCAGGAACATCGTGGCGCATGAGGGGCCAGAGAGAGTTATGAGGCACGAAAGATTGGAAAAATGGAGGAAAATTATGGAAGGGAAAGGATTCCAAGGGGTTCCACTGAGTGCAAATGCAGTGACCCAATCCAAAATATTGCTTGGATTGTACTCTTGTGATGGGTATAGGTTGATAGAAGACGATGGTTGCTTGCTCTTGGGATGGCAAGATAGAGCCATTTTAGCTGCCTCTGCATGGAGATGCTAA
- the LOC140892047 gene encoding glutaredoxin-C1-like, giving the protein MHDETKYWNYYGYNVPIRRSMATDPLEGIERMASENAVVIFSKSSCCMCHAVKRLFCGMGVNPMVYELDEDPRGKELEKALMRLLCGGSAVPIVFIGGKLVGSMDRVLASHINGTLVPLLKEAGALWL; this is encoded by the coding sequence atgcaTGATGAAACAAAATACTGGAATTATTACGGTTACAACGTCCCAATTAGACGAAGTATGGCAACAGATCCATTGGAGGGAATAGAAAGAATGGCATCAGAAAATGCGGTGGTGATCTTCAGCAAAAGTAGTTGCTGCATGTGCCACGCCGTGAAGCGACTATTCTGTGGCATGGGAGTGAACCCAATGGTGTACGAGCTGGATGAAGATCCCAGAGGAAAAGAATTGGAGAAGGCGTTGATGCGTTTACTCTGCGGCGGTTCTGCCGTTCCCATCGTCTTCATTGGTGGGAAACTCGTCGGTTCAATGGACCGTGTCTTGGCTTCTCATATTAATGGTACACTGGTTCCACTTCTCAAAGAGGCCGGTGCTCTTTGGCTTTGA